A region from the Acomys russatus chromosome 22, mAcoRus1.1, whole genome shotgun sequence genome encodes:
- the LOC127206003 gene encoding 60S ribosomal protein L39-like, whose protein sequence is MSSHKTFRIKQFLARKQKQNHPAPRWIRVKTCNKIRYNSKRRHWRRRRLAL, encoded by the coding sequence ATGTCTTCTCACAAGACTTTCAGAATCAAGCAATTCTTGgccaggaaacaaaagcaaaatcatcCTGCTCCTCGGTGGATTCGGGTGAAAACTTGTAACAAGATCAGGTACAACtccaagagaagacactggaggagaaggaggctggcACTTTAA